One genomic window of Xanthobacter dioxanivorans includes the following:
- the thiD gene encoding bifunctional hydroxymethylpyrimidine kinase/phosphomethylpyrimidine kinase — protein sequence MARKIPIALTIAGSDSSGGAGIQADLKTFSALGVYGASVITALTAQNTLGVNAIHDVPDDFIAAQMDAVFSDLKVDAVKIGMLSRPGAIRTVAEGLARHGAGNAGRPVVLDPVMVAASGARLLSDDSLAGLKALLLPVADLLTPNLPEAAALLGTDVARDEDAMHRQGEALMALGARAVLMKGGHGEGPESVDLLVTPAGLTRLASPRHPTHNTHGTGCTLSSAIAAGLAAGLALEAAVARAKAYITEAIAAADALEVGAGHGPVHHFHALWRA from the coding sequence ATGGCTCGCAAGATCCCCATCGCCCTCACCATCGCCGGCTCCGATTCGAGCGGCGGCGCCGGCATCCAGGCGGATCTGAAGACCTTCTCCGCCCTCGGCGTCTACGGGGCGAGCGTGATCACCGCGCTCACCGCCCAGAACACCCTGGGAGTGAACGCCATCCACGACGTGCCGGACGATTTCATCGCCGCGCAGATGGACGCCGTCTTCTCCGACCTGAAGGTGGATGCGGTGAAGATCGGCATGCTCTCGCGCCCCGGCGCCATCCGCACGGTGGCGGAGGGGCTGGCGCGGCACGGGGCAGGGAACGCAGGACGCCCGGTGGTGCTCGATCCGGTGATGGTGGCGGCCTCCGGGGCGCGGCTCCTCTCCGATGATTCCCTCGCCGGCCTGAAGGCGCTGCTGCTGCCGGTGGCCGACCTCCTCACCCCCAATTTGCCGGAGGCGGCGGCCCTGCTCGGCACGGACGTGGCCCGCGACGAGGACGCCATGCACCGCCAGGGTGAGGCCCTCATGGCGCTGGGGGCAAGGGCGGTGCTGATGAAGGGCGGGCACGGGGAGGGACCGGAAAGCGTCGACCTGCTGGTGACCCCCGCCGGCCTCACCCGCCTCGCCAGCCCGCGCCACCCCACGCACAACACCCACGGCACCGGCTGCACCCTGTCCTCCGCCATCGCCGCCGGCCTCGCGGCGGGGCTGGCGCTGGAGGCGGCGGTGGCGCGGGCCAAGGCCTACATCACCGAAGCCATCGCCGCGGCGGACGCGCTGGAGGTGGGAGCCGGACACGGGCCGGTGCACCATTTCCACGCCCTCTGGCGCGCATGA
- a CDS encoding Lrp/AsnC ligand binding domain-containing protein yields MVPFFVQIKCQLGKSYEVADALADAEIASEIYSTAGEFDLLVKFYVEDGTDIGHFVNQKVQVLPGIQDTRTIITFKAF; encoded by the coding sequence GTGGTTCCCTTCTTCGTCCAGATCAAGTGCCAGCTCGGAAAGTCCTACGAGGTGGCGGACGCCCTCGCCGACGCGGAAATCGCCTCGGAGATCTATTCCACGGCGGGCGAGTTCGACCTCCTGGTGAAGTTCTACGTGGAGGACGGCACCGACATCGGCCATTTCGTGAACCAGAAGGTGCAGGTCCTCCCCGGCATCCAGGACACCCGCACCATCATTACCTTCAAGGCGTTCTGA
- the ugpE gene encoding sn-glycerol-3-phosphate ABC transporter permease UgpE, with product MVGTSRLQLILAHLALIAGVAIMVLPVYVAFVASTHPGADFLAGRVGLVPGPDLVANYRLALGTGSSTAGIPPVAPMLWNSFVVALLIAAGKIAISILSAFAVCYFRFPLRVAAFWLIFITLMLPVEVRILPTFQVVARLDLLNSYAGLTVPLIASATATFLFRQVFMTIPDELTEAALVDGAGPLHFFWFILLPLSRTNIAALFVILFLYGWNQYLWPLLVTTDASYYTVVMGIRRLVGAAAEADPVWHLVMATAILAMLPPVLVIALMQRLFVRGLTETEK from the coding sequence ATGGTCGGCACCTCGCGGCTCCAGCTCATCCTCGCCCATCTCGCCCTCATCGCCGGGGTGGCGATCATGGTGCTGCCGGTCTACGTGGCCTTCGTCGCCTCCACCCATCCGGGCGCGGACTTTCTCGCCGGCCGGGTCGGCCTGGTGCCGGGGCCGGACCTCGTGGCCAACTACCGCCTTGCGCTCGGGACCGGCTCGTCCACCGCCGGCATCCCGCCGGTGGCGCCCATGCTGTGGAATTCCTTCGTGGTGGCGCTGCTGATCGCGGCGGGGAAGATCGCCATCTCCATCCTCTCGGCGTTCGCCGTCTGCTACTTCCGCTTCCCGCTCAGGGTGGCCGCCTTCTGGCTCATCTTCATCACCCTCATGCTGCCGGTGGAGGTGCGCATCCTGCCCACCTTCCAGGTGGTGGCGCGCCTCGATCTGCTGAATTCCTATGCCGGCCTCACCGTGCCGCTGATCGCCAGCGCCACGGCGACCTTCCTGTTCCGGCAGGTGTTCATGACCATTCCGGACGAGCTCACGGAAGCGGCCCTGGTGGACGGGGCGGGACCGCTGCACTTCTTCTGGTTCATCCTCTTGCCGCTCTCGCGCACCAACATCGCGGCCCTGTTCGTGATCCTGTTCCTCTACGGCTGGAACCAGTATCTGTGGCCGCTGCTGGTGACCACGGACGCCAGCTACTACACGGTGGTGATGGGCATCCGGCGCCTCGTCGGCGCGGCGGCGGAGGCGGACCCGGTGTGGCACCTGGTGATGGCCACCGCCATCCTCGCCATGCTGCCGCCGGTCCTCGTCATCGCCCTGATGCAGCGCCTGTTCGTGCGCGGGCTGACCGAGACGGAGAAGTGA
- the ugpA gene encoding sn-glycerol-3-phosphate ABC transporter permease UgpA, producing MQAKRVTFPSKITPYLLLLPQVAVTLVFFVWPAGEAIVSSFYAQDAFGLSETFVGLANFAALLRDPAYLQAIGVSFVFAFCVTTLAMGLGLLFATAADAVGKASGVYQVLLVWPYAVAPAVAGILWMFMFDPSVGLVARALRGVGLSWNHFLDGGQALTLVILAAAWKQVSYNFLFFYAGLRAIPLGALEAAALDGAGPWQRFRHIVFPLLAPTSFFLLVVNLTYAFFDAFGIIHATTGGGPGRATTILVYKVFRDGFEGLDLGGSSAQSVMLLLIVIALTAMQFRHIERKVSY from the coding sequence ATGCAAGCCAAGCGCGTCACCTTCCCATCGAAGATCACGCCCTATTTGCTGCTGCTGCCGCAGGTGGCGGTGACGCTCGTCTTCTTCGTCTGGCCGGCGGGGGAGGCCATTGTCTCCTCCTTCTATGCGCAGGATGCCTTCGGACTCAGCGAGACCTTTGTGGGCCTCGCCAATTTCGCCGCCCTGCTGCGCGATCCCGCCTATCTGCAAGCGATCGGCGTCTCCTTCGTCTTCGCCTTCTGCGTCACCACGCTGGCCATGGGGCTCGGCCTGCTGTTCGCCACGGCGGCGGACGCGGTGGGCAAGGCGTCGGGCGTCTACCAGGTGCTGCTGGTGTGGCCCTATGCGGTGGCGCCGGCGGTGGCCGGCATCCTGTGGATGTTCATGTTCGACCCATCGGTCGGCCTCGTCGCCCGCGCTTTGCGCGGCGTCGGCCTCTCCTGGAACCACTTCCTCGACGGCGGGCAGGCGCTGACCCTGGTCATCCTCGCCGCCGCCTGGAAGCAGGTGAGCTACAATTTCCTGTTCTTCTATGCGGGCCTGCGCGCCATTCCGCTCGGGGCCCTGGAGGCCGCCGCCCTCGACGGGGCCGGGCCGTGGCAGCGCTTCCGCCACATCGTCTTCCCGCTGCTCGCCCCCACCAGCTTCTTCCTGCTGGTGGTGAACCTCACCTATGCCTTCTTCGACGCCTTCGGCATCATCCATGCCACCACCGGCGGCGGGCCGGGGCGGGCCACCACCATCCTCGTCTACAAGGTGTTCCGCGACGGCTTCGAGGGGCTCGACCTCGGCGGCTCCTCGGCCCAGTCGGTGATGCTGCTTTTGATCGTCATCGCGCTCACCGCCATGCAGTTCCGCCATATCGAGCGGAAGGTGAGCTACTGA
- the ugpB gene encoding sn-glycerol-3-phosphate ABC transporter substrate-binding protein UgpB — MARISSAFLSRSGALATLSLAVLAATLAEPAAAQTQVQWWHAMSGPLGEKLEKLATDFNASQSEYKIVPVYKGTYPEAMTGAIAAFRARQHPAIVQVFEVGTATMMAAKGAIYPTYKLMADAGEPFDPKAYLPAVTGYYTDTAGNMLSFPFNSSTPILYVNKDLFRKAGLDPEAAPKTWPQMEAAAKTLQAAGVACGFTTQWPSWVNLENLSAWHNVPIGTLENGLGGFGTTLTINNPLTVKHWGALADWQKTKVFDYGGRQSKADPKFFSGECAMSIGSSAARAGVLANSRFEVGYGMMPYWPDVPGAPQNAIIGGATLWVLTGRPAAEYKGVAKFFGFLSQPEVQAWWHQNTGYLPITQAAYDLSKAQGFYEKNPGTDVSIRQMTLNPPTANSKGLRFGNFVQVRDVIEEELEATLAGQKTPEAALAAAEKRGNELLRAFEKANP; from the coding sequence ATGGCCCGCATCTCCTCGGCGTTTCTCTCCCGGAGCGGGGCGCTCGCCACGCTCTCGCTCGCCGTCCTCGCCGCGACGCTCGCCGAGCCGGCGGCGGCGCAGACCCAGGTCCAGTGGTGGCACGCCATGTCGGGGCCGCTGGGCGAGAAGCTGGAAAAGCTCGCCACCGACTTCAACGCCTCGCAATCCGAGTACAAGATCGTGCCGGTCTACAAGGGCACCTATCCCGAGGCCATGACCGGCGCCATCGCCGCCTTCCGGGCCAGGCAGCACCCCGCCATCGTGCAGGTTTTCGAGGTGGGCACGGCGACCATGATGGCGGCCAAGGGCGCCATCTATCCCACCTACAAGCTGATGGCGGACGCGGGCGAGCCGTTCGATCCCAAGGCCTACCTGCCGGCGGTCACGGGCTACTACACGGACACGGCCGGCAACATGCTGTCCTTCCCGTTCAATTCCTCCACCCCCATCCTCTACGTGAACAAGGACCTGTTCCGCAAAGCCGGCCTCGATCCGGAGGCGGCGCCGAAGACCTGGCCACAGATGGAGGCGGCGGCCAAGACGCTGCAGGCGGCCGGCGTCGCCTGCGGCTTCACCACGCAATGGCCGTCCTGGGTGAACCTCGAAAATCTCTCCGCCTGGCACAACGTGCCCATCGGCACGCTGGAGAACGGCCTCGGCGGCTTCGGCACCACCCTCACCATCAACAACCCGCTCACGGTGAAGCACTGGGGGGCGCTGGCCGACTGGCAGAAGACCAAGGTCTTCGACTATGGCGGACGCCAGTCCAAGGCGGACCCGAAGTTCTTCTCCGGCGAATGCGCCATGAGCATCGGCTCCTCGGCGGCACGGGCGGGCGTCCTCGCCAATTCCAGGTTCGAGGTCGGCTACGGCATGATGCCCTACTGGCCGGATGTCCCCGGCGCGCCACAGAACGCCATCATCGGCGGCGCCACCCTGTGGGTGCTCACCGGCCGGCCAGCGGCGGAATACAAGGGAGTGGCCAAGTTCTTCGGCTTCCTCTCGCAGCCGGAGGTGCAGGCCTGGTGGCACCAGAATACGGGCTACCTGCCCATCACGCAGGCGGCCTACGATCTCTCCAAGGCCCAGGGCTTCTATGAGAAGAACCCCGGCACGGACGTCTCCATCCGGCAGATGACGCTCAACCCGCCGACCGCCAATTCCAAGGGCCTGCGCTTCGGCAATTTCGTGCAGGTGCGCGACGTGATCGAGGAGGAGCTGGAGGCGACGCTGGCCGGCCAGAAGACCCCCGAGGCCGCGCTCGCCGCCGCCGAGAAGCGCGGCAACGAGCTGCTGCGGGCGTTCGAGAAGGCCAATCCTTGA
- a CDS encoding acyltransferase family protein: MSLTYRSDIDGLRAVAVGSVVLFHARIPPFDGGFIGVDVFFVISGFLITSILYREMSAGTYSLVDFYDRRIRRIFPALFVVLAVTTLLCALVLMPRQMMGYVDTLIPSALFYANIHFEQLLNYFGPKADETPLLHLWSLAVEEQFYIFFPLLLFVLMKLGGRRVSAGCLLAVGVASLAYSQSIVETDQTAAFFLLTSRAWELLTGALLALVAWPRLPQKTAAWIAVAGAAGILAPVFIYSQDSTFPGIFALPPVLGAAAIIYAGAFAPSGIVSRILSLPAMVYVGRISYSLYLWHWPLLVLAAMWKGRHLTYFQSAGVILVAVAFSALSLKYVETPLRRSGALGGRRLMRIGAGAGAILATLVVAFTLERVGQGFFSISPLGAIAEAAADDKSRFQRDCNNTAKFWRPADMKPVARCALGPGAAAGQYQVLVWGDSHAGATFIGIAEEAVAMGYTARLQTMAGCPPLIGGIARRDQMPGSACVAFNTAVLDEIRRVKPKVVVLVGRWALWTSRAGAAFTLVTDELPGGEARSKENSARVFAHMVERTVTELRGLGIQVILLGQSPEYALAPARCVATREFYRSGDPESCFGQTRKEALRGVGPGNEILAAAAARHAGVAAFLMADVFCRDETCTAGDGKRFFYVDTDHLSRTGSRYAMANSGLRNVLASALMAGGGGSAALKP, encoded by the coding sequence ATGAGTCTGACCTACCGGTCCGACATAGACGGACTGCGGGCCGTCGCCGTCGGAAGCGTCGTCCTGTTCCATGCCCGCATTCCGCCGTTCGACGGCGGTTTCATCGGCGTGGACGTCTTCTTCGTCATCTCGGGTTTTCTCATCACTTCAATCCTTTACCGGGAGATGTCGGCCGGTACCTATTCGCTGGTGGACTTCTACGACCGGCGCATCCGGCGCATCTTTCCGGCGCTGTTCGTGGTGCTGGCCGTCACCACGCTGCTCTGCGCGCTGGTGCTGATGCCGCGCCAGATGATGGGGTACGTGGATACGCTCATCCCCTCGGCGCTGTTCTACGCCAATATCCATTTCGAGCAGCTGCTCAACTATTTCGGCCCCAAGGCGGACGAGACTCCGCTGCTGCATCTGTGGTCGCTGGCGGTCGAGGAGCAGTTCTACATCTTCTTCCCGCTGCTGCTTTTCGTCCTGATGAAGCTGGGTGGACGCCGGGTGTCGGCCGGGTGTCTTCTGGCCGTCGGCGTCGCCTCGCTGGCCTATTCCCAGAGCATCGTCGAGACGGACCAGACGGCGGCCTTCTTCCTGCTGACCAGCCGGGCGTGGGAGCTGCTGACGGGGGCGCTGCTCGCCCTCGTGGCCTGGCCGCGCCTCCCGCAGAAGACGGCGGCCTGGATCGCGGTGGCGGGCGCGGCCGGCATTCTCGCGCCGGTGTTCATCTACAGCCAGGATTCGACCTTTCCCGGCATCTTCGCGCTTCCGCCGGTGCTGGGCGCGGCGGCGATCATCTATGCCGGCGCCTTCGCCCCGTCCGGCATCGTCTCCCGCATCCTGAGCCTGCCGGCCATGGTCTATGTGGGGCGCATCTCCTATTCGCTCTACCTGTGGCATTGGCCGCTGCTGGTGCTCGCCGCCATGTGGAAGGGCCGGCACCTCACCTATTTCCAGTCGGCGGGGGTGATTCTCGTCGCGGTGGCGTTCTCGGCCCTGTCGCTGAAATATGTGGAGACCCCGCTGCGCCGCTCCGGCGCGCTGGGCGGGCGGCGCCTCATGCGCATCGGCGCGGGGGCGGGGGCGATCCTCGCGACCCTCGTCGTCGCCTTCACGCTCGAGCGCGTGGGGCAGGGCTTCTTCTCCATCTCGCCCCTGGGCGCCATCGCCGAGGCGGCGGCCGACGACAAGAGCCGCTTCCAGCGCGACTGCAACAACACCGCGAAATTCTGGCGTCCGGCGGACATGAAGCCCGTCGCCCGGTGCGCCCTCGGGCCGGGGGCGGCGGCCGGCCAGTACCAGGTCCTCGTCTGGGGTGATTCCCATGCGGGGGCGACCTTCATCGGCATCGCCGAGGAGGCGGTGGCGATGGGCTACACGGCGCGGCTGCAGACCATGGCCGGATGCCCGCCCCTCATCGGCGGGATCGCCCGGCGCGACCAGATGCCGGGCAGCGCGTGCGTGGCCTTCAACACGGCGGTGCTGGACGAGATCCGGCGGGTCAAGCCGAAGGTGGTGGTGCTGGTGGGCCGCTGGGCGCTGTGGACCTCCCGCGCCGGCGCCGCCTTCACCCTCGTCACCGACGAACTCCCCGGCGGCGAGGCGCGCAGCAAGGAGAACAGCGCCCGGGTCTTCGCCCACATGGTGGAGCGCACGGTGACGGAGCTGCGCGGGCTCGGCATCCAGGTGATCCTGCTCGGTCAGTCACCGGAATATGCCCTGGCGCCGGCCCGATGCGTCGCGACGCGGGAGTTCTACCGCAGCGGCGACCCCGAATCCTGCTTCGGCCAGACCCGCAAGGAGGCGCTGCGCGGCGTCGGCCCGGGCAACGAGATCCTGGCCGCCGCCGCGGCGCGGCATGCCGGTGTGGCGGCCTTCCTGATGGCCGACGTGTTCTGCCGCGACGAGACCTGCACCGCAGGCGACGGAAAGCGCTTCTTCTATGTGGATACCGACCACCTCTCGCGCACCGGCTCGCGCTACGCCATGGCCAATTCCGGCCTGCGCAACGTGCTTGCCTCGGCGCTCATGGCCGGCGGCGGCGGCAGCGCGGCGCTGAAGCCGTAG
- a CDS encoding SCP2 sterol-binding domain-containing protein has product MADLSSLVDAMRERSGALSELGYKVRFDLTDTGEAILLDATNGGVEVSEGAGEADAVLKLSTDTLDKLITGRIGPMLAFSTGRLKVEGSQGVALKLAGLLDPG; this is encoded by the coding sequence ATGGCCGATCTTTCCTCCCTCGTCGACGCCATGCGCGAGCGCTCGGGCGCGCTGTCCGAGCTCGGCTACAAGGTTCGCTTCGATCTCACCGACACCGGCGAGGCCATCCTCCTCGATGCCACGAACGGTGGCGTCGAGGTCAGCGAGGGCGCGGGCGAGGCGGATGCCGTGCTCAAGCTCTCCACCGACACGCTGGACAAGCTGATCACCGGCCGCATCGGCCCCATGCTCGCCTTCTCCACCGGCCGGCTGAAGGTGGAGGGCTCGCAGGGCGTCGCCCTCAAGCTCGCCGGCCTGCTCGATCCGGGCTGA
- a CDS encoding acyl-CoA dehydrogenase C-terminal domain-containing protein, giving the protein MQVYTPPLRDMRFVLHELHGSEELSTLKGLEEVTPDLIDAVLEEAGKFVTEVLAPLNQSADLEGCTYENGVVRTPKGFKEAYKAFCEGGWNGIACDPKYGGQGLPASVNKLVEEMLCSGNLAFGICPGLTHGAYRALLSHASDELKDRFLPKMVEGVWSGSMCLTEPQCGTDLGLVRTKAEPQGDGSYKITGNKIFISAGEHDMSENIVHLVLARLPDAPKGIKGISLFLVPKFLPRADGSAGPRNGVLCTGIEHKMGIHGSSTCQMSFEEATGWLVGEPHKGMRAMFSMMNSERLSVGTQGLGLGEAAYQSAVAYARERLQGRSLTGAKHPDKPADPIIVHPDVRRTLMTMRAYNEGCRALAGWVARALDLMEHAEDPQERQRAEDFTALMTPIVKALFTDLGFEATSMGMQVYGGHGYIRDHGMEQYVRDARIAMIYEGTNGVQALDLVGRKLPAHMGRYLRAFFHPVLAYMDAKLDDENLGPLITPLSKAFGALQLATAHIAEKGLKDPEEAGAAATEYLRLFGLVALGYMWVRMAEVAYEKRVSNPDDAAFYDAKIATARFYMEKLLPEVAALWGSIKAGKASMMALDEAAF; this is encoded by the coding sequence ATGCAGGTCTACACCCCCCCGCTGCGCGACATGCGCTTCGTCCTCCACGAGCTGCACGGCTCGGAGGAGCTTTCCACGCTGAAGGGCCTTGAGGAGGTCACCCCCGACCTCATCGACGCGGTGCTGGAAGAGGCCGGGAAATTCGTCACCGAGGTGCTCGCCCCCCTCAACCAGTCGGCGGACCTTGAGGGCTGCACCTATGAGAACGGCGTGGTGCGCACGCCCAAGGGCTTCAAGGAAGCCTACAAGGCGTTCTGCGAGGGCGGCTGGAACGGTATCGCCTGCGATCCGAAATATGGCGGCCAGGGCCTGCCGGCCAGCGTAAACAAGCTGGTGGAGGAGATGCTCTGCTCCGGCAACTTGGCCTTTGGCATCTGCCCCGGCCTCACCCACGGCGCCTACCGGGCGCTCCTGAGCCACGCGTCGGATGAGCTGAAGGACCGCTTCCTGCCGAAAATGGTGGAAGGCGTCTGGTCCGGCTCCATGTGCCTCACGGAGCCCCAGTGCGGCACCGATCTCGGCCTCGTGCGCACCAAGGCGGAGCCTCAGGGAGACGGCAGCTACAAGATCACCGGCAACAAGATCTTCATCTCCGCCGGCGAGCACGACATGAGCGAGAACATCGTCCATCTCGTGCTGGCCCGCCTGCCGGACGCCCCCAAGGGCATCAAGGGCATCTCCTTGTTCCTGGTGCCGAAGTTCCTGCCCCGCGCCGACGGCTCGGCGGGGCCGCGCAACGGTGTGCTGTGCACCGGCATCGAGCACAAGATGGGCATCCACGGCTCGTCCACCTGCCAGATGTCGTTCGAGGAGGCCACCGGATGGCTGGTGGGCGAGCCCCACAAGGGCATGCGCGCCATGTTCTCCATGATGAATTCCGAGCGCCTGTCGGTGGGCACCCAGGGCCTCGGCCTCGGCGAAGCCGCCTACCAGTCGGCGGTGGCCTATGCCAGGGAGCGGCTGCAGGGCCGCTCGCTGACCGGCGCCAAGCACCCGGACAAGCCGGCCGACCCCATCATCGTCCACCCCGACGTGCGCCGCACCCTCATGACCATGCGCGCCTACAACGAGGGCTGCCGGGCGCTCGCCGGCTGGGTGGCCCGCGCCCTCGACCTCATGGAGCACGCCGAGGATCCGCAAGAGCGCCAGCGGGCGGAGGACTTCACCGCGCTGATGACGCCCATCGTGAAGGCCCTGTTCACCGACCTCGGTTTCGAGGCCACCTCCATGGGCATGCAGGTCTATGGCGGGCACGGCTACATCCGCGACCACGGCATGGAGCAATATGTGCGCGACGCGCGCATCGCCATGATCTACGAGGGTACCAACGGGGTGCAGGCGCTGGACCTCGTGGGCCGCAAGCTGCCGGCGCACATGGGCCGCTACCTGCGCGCCTTCTTCCATCCGGTGCTCGCCTACATGGATGCGAAGCTGGACGACGAGAATCTCGGGCCCCTCATCACGCCGCTGTCGAAGGCTTTCGGCGCGCTCCAGCTCGCCACCGCCCACATCGCCGAGAAGGGGCTGAAGGACCCGGAGGAGGCCGGCGCCGCCGCCACCGAATATCTGCGCCTGTTCGGCCTCGTGGCGCTCGGCTATATGTGGGTGCGCATGGCGGAAGTGGCCTACGAGAAGCGCGTCTCCAACCCGGATGACGCCGCCTTCTACGACGCCAAGATCGCCACCGCCCGCTTCTACATGGAGAAGCTCCTGCCGGAAGTGGCGGCCCTGTGGGGCTCCATCAAGGCCGGCAAGGCCTCCATGATGGCGCTGGACGAAGCGGCGTTCTGA